A single genomic interval of Lewinellaceae bacterium harbors:
- a CDS encoding DUF3108 domain-containing protein, with product MKLKMFRMSLLGAMLILLMAFVAPERTEWNTVAPPHLVQEVSPCSIYNQSFQHGETITYKLYYNWNFVWLAAGEVTFRVREKDDQYHLSAYGSTYKSYEWFYKVRDKYDTYVDKKTLLPVISIRDVQEGKYRLYDKVTFDQGRAKAYSMRGKSKETAEMSEYNIDNCMHDILSIIYYTRNIEFGDYQSGAKIPVKIFMDKEVWPLKVEYQGKEENVKVKGLGRFNTIRFSPEVISGYVFGEGGAAMNVWASDDKNKIPLIIESPVSVGSVKAVLKEYNGLRYDLSSER from the coding sequence ATGAAATTGAAGATGTTCAGAATGAGCCTGTTGGGCGCTATGCTGATCCTTCTCATGGCTTTCGTCGCTCCTGAAAGAACGGAATGGAATACGGTGGCGCCGCCACATCTGGTGCAAGAGGTTTCGCCCTGTAGCATTTACAACCAATCCTTTCAGCACGGCGAAACCATTACGTATAAATTGTATTACAACTGGAATTTCGTCTGGCTGGCAGCCGGCGAAGTGACCTTCCGGGTTAGGGAAAAGGACGACCAGTATCACCTGTCGGCTTACGGGAGCACCTACAAATCTTACGAGTGGTTCTACAAGGTCCGGGACAAATACGATACTTACGTCGATAAGAAGACCTTGCTGCCCGTTATTTCCATCCGCGATGTGCAGGAAGGGAAGTATCGCCTGTACGACAAGGTGACGTTCGACCAGGGCCGCGCCAAGGCCTATTCCATGCGCGGCAAGTCGAAAGAAACGGCGGAAATGTCGGAATACAATATTGATAATTGCATGCACGACATCCTCTCCATCATCTATTATACCCGGAATATTGAATTCGGGGATTATCAGTCCGGCGCCAAAATACCGGTTAAAATTTTCATGGATAAAGAGGTTTGGCCGCTCAAGGTGGAATACCAGGGCAAGGAAGAAAACGTAAAAGTGAAAGGCCTGGGCCGTTTCAATACGATCCGGTTCAGCCCGGAAGTGATCTCGGGTTACGTCTTCGGCGAAGGCGGCGCTGCCATGAATGTCTGGGCTTCTGACGATAAAAACAAGATTCCGCTCATCATCGAGTCGCCGGTGTCGGTGGGTTCGGTGAAAGCCGTGCTGAAAGAGTACAACGGCTTGCGCTACGACCTGTCTTCGGAAAGGTAG